A single window of Mugil cephalus isolate CIBA_MC_2020 chromosome 1, CIBA_Mcephalus_1.1, whole genome shotgun sequence DNA harbors:
- the LOC125008035 gene encoding rhodopsin — translation MNGTEGPYFYIPMVNTTGIVRSPYEYPQYYLVNPAAYAALGAYMFLLILLGFPINFLTLYVTIEHKKLRTPLNYILLNLAVANLFMVFGGFTTTMYTSMHGYFVLGRLGCNLEGFFATLGGEIGLWSLVVLAIERWMVVCKPISNFRFGENHAIMGLAFTWVMASACAVPPLVGWSRYIPEGMQCSCGIDYYTRAEGFNNESFVIYMFVCHFLIPLVVVFFCYGRLLCAVKEAAAAQQESETTQRAEREVSRMVVIMVVAFLICWCPYAGVAWYIFTHQGSEFGPLFMTFPAFFAKSSSIYNPMIYICMNKQFRHCMITTLCCGKNPFEEEEGASTTSKTEASSVSSSSVSPA, via the coding sequence ATGAACGGCACAGAGGGACCCTATTTCTATATCCCTATGGTTAACACCACCGGCATTGTCCGGAGTCCTTATGAATATCCTCAGTACTACCTTGTCAACCCAGCAGCCTATGCTGCTCTGGGTGCCTACATGTTCCTGCTCATCCTCCTCGGCTTCCCTATCAACTTCCTCACTCTCTACGTTACCATCGAACACAAGAAGCTGCGAACCCCTCTAAACTACATCCTGCTGAATCTTGCTGTGGCTAACCTCTTCATGGTGTTCGGAGGATTCACCACAACGATGTACACCTCCATGCACGGCTACTTCGTCCTCGGACGCCTTGGCTGCAATCTGGAAGGATTCTTTGCTACCCTTGGTGGTGAAATCGGCCTCTGGTCTCTGGTTGTTCTGGCTATTGAAAGGTGGATGGTCGTCTGCAAGCCCATTAGCAACTTCCGCTTCGGTGAGAATCACGCTATTATGGGATTGGCCTTCACCTGGGTGATGGCTAGTGCTTGCGCCGTTCCTCCTCTTGTTGGCTGGTCCCGTTACATCCCCGAGGGCATGCAGTGCTCATGTGGAATCGACTACTACACACGCGCAGAAGGCTTCAACAACGAGTCCTTTGTCATCTACATGTTCGTCTGCCACTTCCTCATTCCACTGGTTGTGGTGTTTTTCTGCTACGGCCGTCTGCTCTGTGCAGTCaaggaggctgctgctgcccaGCAGGAGTCTGAAACCACCCAGAGGGCTGAGAGGGAAGTCTCCCGCATGGTCGTAATCATGGTAGTCGCCTTCCTGATATGTTGGTGTCCCTATGCCGGTGTGGCCTGGTACATCTTCACACATCAGGGATCTGAATTTGGACCACTCTTCATGACCTTCCCAGCCTTCTTTGCCAAGAGTTCCTCCATCTACAACCCAATGATCTACATCTGCATGAACAAGCAGTTCCGCCACTGCATGATCACCACCTTGTGCTGCGGGAAGAATCCctttgaagaagaggagggagcctccaccacctccaaGACCGAggcctcctctgtgtcctccagcTCTGTGTCTCCGGCATAA